The following proteins are co-located in the Ictalurus punctatus breed USDA103 chromosome 14, Coco_2.0, whole genome shotgun sequence genome:
- the urahb gene encoding 5-hydroxyisourate hydrolase b, producing MDSPLFTHVLNTEDGVPAARMALSLHRLDPQMALWNLITPGTTDENGHCPGLITRQDFPVGMYKLRFETGPYWESLGQTSFYPYVEIVFTITDLDQRFHVPVHLSRYTYSVCMWCSCRQ from the exons ATGGACAGTCCTCTTTTTACTCATGTGCTGAACACTGAGGATGGGGTTCCTGCAGCACGCATGGCCCTCAGTCTGCATCGTCTAGACCCTCAGATGGCCCTCTGGAACCTTATCACTCCTGG AACAACGGATGAGAATGGCCACTGTCCAGGGCTAATCACCAGACAAGATTTCCCTGTAGGGATGTACAAATTACGTTTTGAAACTGGACCGTATTGGGAAAGTTTGGGCCAGACCAGCTTTTACCCTTATGTAGAG ATTGTCTTCACAATAACAGACCTGGACCAGAGGTTTCATGTGCCTGTACATCTCAGcagatacacatacagtgtCTGTATGTGGTGTAGCTGTAGGCAGTAG